In a single window of the Olivibacter sp. SDN3 genome:
- a CDS encoding dihydrodipicolinate synthase family protein, whose amino-acid sequence MNKQELAPDKKKKLLEGTVIPAHPLALDADRKLDEKRQRQLTAYYLATGAGGIAIGVHSTQFAIRDPKINLYERVLELAADEIGLKVVDALFLKVAGICGTTTQALKEAAIARKYGYDLGLVSLAGLNSLSEQELIEHIKRIAEVIPIFGFYLQPSVGGRILSYDFWLKFAEIRNVHAIKVASFNRYQTLDVVRAVCHSSRPQDIALYTGNDDNIVADLLTSYTFPIMGKNITKQFVGGLLGHWAVWTQKAVELLQEVKQCKTNGYQNVAQLLTKGTQITDMNAAIFDPAHDFHGCIPGIHEVLRKQGLLKGRWCLDVSENLSEGQLAEIDRVCKAYPQLTDDAFVEKFLSTNPTDYDE is encoded by the coding sequence ATGAACAAGCAAGAACTAGCGCCTGATAAGAAAAAAAAATTACTGGAAGGGACAGTTATCCCTGCGCATCCACTTGCCTTAGACGCCGACAGGAAGTTGGATGAAAAACGTCAACGTCAATTAACGGCTTACTATCTTGCAACCGGCGCCGGGGGAATAGCTATAGGCGTACATAGCACGCAATTCGCTATACGGGATCCAAAAATCAACCTATATGAACGCGTATTGGAATTAGCTGCGGATGAGATCGGATTAAAAGTGGTGGATGCGCTGTTCTTAAAGGTTGCCGGTATTTGTGGAACAACAACACAGGCCTTAAAGGAAGCAGCCATTGCCCGTAAATATGGATATGATTTAGGACTGGTAAGCTTAGCCGGCTTAAATAGCTTGTCGGAACAAGAACTTATTGAGCATATAAAAAGGATAGCGGAAGTAATACCCATCTTTGGCTTTTACCTTCAACCCAGTGTGGGTGGGCGAATTCTAAGTTATGATTTTTGGTTAAAATTCGCTGAAATACGTAATGTGCATGCCATAAAGGTTGCATCTTTTAATCGTTATCAAACCTTAGACGTTGTACGGGCAGTTTGTCATTCCAGTCGCCCGCAAGATATCGCGTTATATACCGGAAATGACGATAACATTGTTGCCGATTTATTAACATCCTACACCTTTCCCATAATGGGCAAAAATATTACCAAACAATTTGTAGGGGGCTTACTAGGACATTGGGCGGTTTGGACACAAAAGGCAGTGGAACTGCTTCAAGAAGTTAAACAATGTAAGACAAACGGATATCAGAATGTGGCTCAGCTGTTAACCAAAGGAACGCAGATAACCGATATGAATGCTGCCATTTTTGATCCTGCTCATGATTTTCATGGTTGTATTCCCGGGATACACGAAGTGTTACGCAAACAAGGTTTACTAAAAGGTAGATGGTGTTTAGATGTTTCAGAGAACTTATCCGAAGGCCAATTAGCAGAAATCGATCGTGTCTGTAAGGCTTACCCACAATTGACCGATGATGCTTTCGTGGAGAAATTTCTATCGACAAACCCAACTGATTACGATGAATAA
- a CDS encoding enolase C-terminal domain-like protein, whose protein sequence is MNKPLIDIEDSASSFEQEKLIRSFGFKGNYLTALWQVASQLTSANGYTGLGLSTQSVLYSDASLFAKHTETAGNSLMYKLTQESLSVIEKTLFFDPIHLQEQILPQITAIGKRLTNKDDLHINFMLNALVSIDHAAWLVYAGENQLTTFNQLLPDAYQSSLSYRNNRLAIAYQIPYNMPIDDVKQAAKQGYFVFKIKTGFPGDQEQMLQRDSERLLQIHEVLRHCQTPYTSDGKIRYTMDANGRYEKKETLLRYLDYAENIGARQQILFYEEPFTETNEEDISDLEIRIAGDESIVDEKSAYRRIEQGYQTFILKGIAKTLSLSIKIAKIAHERNIPCAFSDLTVNPILVDWHKNLVCRYRPFPDIGMGLIETNGQQNYKNWERMCSYHPLCGKSWTSEKNGVFILDDDYYENSGGIFKESDHYQEHFTKR, encoded by the coding sequence ATGAATAAACCATTAATTGATATTGAAGATAGCGCGTCAAGTTTTGAGCAGGAGAAATTAATACGTTCTTTCGGATTCAAAGGAAATTACCTCACAGCATTATGGCAGGTAGCAAGCCAATTAACAAGTGCCAACGGTTACACAGGCCTCGGTTTGTCCACACAGAGTGTGTTATACAGTGACGCTAGTCTCTTCGCTAAGCATACTGAAACTGCCGGAAACTCGTTAATGTATAAATTAACTCAGGAATCTTTAAGTGTCATCGAAAAGACGCTATTTTTTGATCCTATTCATTTACAGGAACAAATATTACCTCAGATCACGGCCATAGGCAAACGGCTAACCAATAAAGATGACTTACATATTAACTTTATGCTGAATGCTTTGGTCAGTATAGATCATGCAGCGTGGCTGGTATACGCCGGTGAAAATCAACTCACAACTTTCAATCAGCTTCTTCCCGACGCCTATCAATCTTCACTTTCCTATCGCAATAACAGGCTTGCCATAGCTTATCAAATTCCCTACAATATGCCTATAGACGATGTCAAACAGGCTGCCAAACAAGGTTATTTTGTTTTCAAAATTAAAACAGGTTTCCCCGGAGATCAGGAACAGATGCTTCAGCGGGACTCGGAAAGATTATTACAGATCCACGAGGTCTTAAGGCACTGCCAAACTCCCTATACTTCTGATGGCAAAATACGGTATACCATGGATGCAAACGGGCGGTATGAAAAGAAGGAAACCTTACTGCGCTATTTAGATTATGCCGAAAATATCGGAGCCAGGCAACAAATTTTATTTTATGAGGAACCTTTTACCGAAACAAATGAAGAAGATATCTCTGATCTGGAAATTCGCATTGCCGGCGACGAAAGTATAGTTGATGAAAAAAGCGCTTATCGTCGGATAGAGCAAGGTTACCAAACTTTTATATTGAAAGGAATAGCTAAAACACTAAGCTTATCCATTAAAATAGCCAAAATCGCACATGAACGAAATATTCCTTGTGCATTTTCTGACTTAACGGTGAACCCTATTTTGGTTGACTGGCATAAAAACCTGGTTTGCAGGTACAGGCCTTTCCCTGATATTGGCATGGGATTGATAGAAACCAATGGCCAGCAAAACTATAAAAATTGGGAGCGTATGTGCAGCTACCATCCGCTCTGCGGGAAGAGTTGGACAAGTGAGAAAAACGGTGTTTTTATATTGGACGATGATTATTATGAAAACAGCGGTGGTATTTTTAAAGAATCCGACCATTATCAAGAACATTTTACCAAAAGATAA
- a CDS encoding Gfo/Idh/MocA family protein has product MKNVDMQHSRRSFLRDSTALAAVLSLGTLPGYSMNSGTPQDKVKMGFIGIGNRGSQLLDIFMEQANCEVTALCDIYEPYLLRDYSKVHRRFKEENGARIPQMGEKLPTNVKRYKHYKELLADKNVDAVCISTPDHWHAIQTIDAIRAGKDVYIEKPLGMTVYEGQKMLEAQQQSDRLVTVGLHRRASIVHRKAAEIIQAGKLGKITATRAYIFNNLFPNGIGKLQPEIPPENFDWELWLGPCAYQPYQYNIAPYKFRWWQAYSSQMANWGVHYIDLMRWMLDETMPISVSAMGGNYLIDDDRTIPDTMQICYEFSKGAIASLGIYEGSSGKPFPYGELEFRGTKGTMYISDKGYKIYHTTEGQFQQWNNDYLTDESFELTADNLPEGHSLNITENMVRNFLACIKKRETPCCPLLEGHYSTIYAHLANIALELKQQLHWDPKKEVFIDNDEANKRLHYAYREPYKL; this is encoded by the coding sequence ATGAAAAACGTAGATATGCAACATTCCAGAAGGTCTTTTCTGAGAGACTCCACTGCCTTAGCAGCTGTCCTCAGTCTGGGAACCTTACCGGGCTATTCCATGAATAGTGGAACCCCTCAAGATAAAGTAAAGATGGGTTTTATCGGTATAGGGAATAGAGGCTCCCAACTGCTGGACATTTTTATGGAACAGGCCAATTGTGAAGTTACTGCTTTATGTGATATCTATGAACCCTATCTTTTAAGGGATTACAGTAAGGTGCATCGGCGCTTTAAAGAGGAAAATGGTGCCAGGATACCTCAAATGGGGGAAAAGCTACCGACTAATGTTAAACGGTATAAACACTACAAAGAACTATTGGCCGACAAAAATGTTGACGCCGTTTGTATATCAACACCTGATCATTGGCACGCCATACAAACCATAGACGCTATCCGCGCTGGAAAAGATGTCTACATTGAAAAACCTTTAGGTATGACCGTTTATGAAGGACAAAAGATGTTAGAGGCTCAACAACAGAGTGATCGTTTGGTAACAGTCGGTCTCCATCGCAGGGCCTCCATCGTACACAGAAAAGCAGCGGAAATCATACAAGCCGGCAAACTCGGTAAAATCACCGCAACACGCGCCTATATTTTCAACAACCTGTTTCCAAACGGTATCGGAAAATTACAGCCTGAAATACCGCCAGAAAATTTTGATTGGGAGCTATGGCTAGGTCCATGCGCTTACCAGCCCTATCAGTATAACATTGCTCCTTATAAATTCAGGTGGTGGCAGGCATATTCAAGCCAGATGGCAAATTGGGGAGTACATTATATTGACCTGATGCGATGGATGCTGGACGAGACAATGCCTATCTCCGTTTCCGCAATGGGTGGCAATTACTTGATCGATGACGACCGGACAATTCCGGATACCATGCAGATCTGTTATGAATTTTCCAAAGGTGCCATCGCCTCTCTAGGTATCTATGAAGGATCTAGCGGCAAACCTTTTCCTTATGGAGAGCTGGAGTTCCGGGGGACGAAGGGTACCATGTATATCAGTGATAAAGGATATAAAATTTACCATACAACTGAAGGACAGTTTCAGCAATGGAACAATGATTACTTAACAGATGAATCTTTTGAACTGACAGCAGACAATTTACCAGAAGGCCATTCACTTAATATCACAGAAAATATGGTTCGGAATTTCTTAGCTTGCATAAAGAAACGGGAAACGCCCTGCTGCCCGTTATTGGAAGGACATTACTCTACTATTTATGCACATTTAGCCAATATCGCACTGGAACTCAAACAACAACTGCACTGGGATCCGAAAAAGGAGGTTTTTATTGATAACGATGAAGCCAATAAACGGTTACATTACGCATACCGCGAACCTTACAAACTATAA
- a CDS encoding PQQ-dependent sugar dehydrogenase produces MKKAIVTLGILGTLLVIWIYSGSEQNTFNSSKYLYLLDSTILRIDTIAKGLCVPWEIALDTDGHLWFTEQFGRISRLDLKSGEQKVMLELTDVFQERTSGLLGMTLHPDFAKKPYVFITYTARKTSKRNVSRVVRYTYEEDSLLYPLVFLEYPAWKAHFGARVIISPEDEVIVATGDGAQNGNAQSVLSVNGKILRYHIDGSIPVDNPLPNNPVWAWGLRNPQGLTYTENNKLFSSDHGDATDDEVNRIEKGKNYGWPTIEGYVDSEQEKHFARDTPVVSPLIAWTPTVAPAGLAYYNYATIPEWKNSLLLATLKGNSIRVLQLNPNQDKITVDYPIFQQVFGRIRAICTSPEGEVYFSTSNKDWNPNGIAEEADDKIIRISKLNRKTNNKDSILHAKAVVQNTSLSNGETLYTNYCLSCHKPDGRGIPAIYPSLVENTIVENNQTKFIKLVLEGNKEMPNFSFLEDEELAAILTYVRRKFTSQQTGISSQQVKQHRKDYK; encoded by the coding sequence ATGAAAAAAGCTATTGTCACACTTGGCATATTAGGCACCCTTCTCGTCATATGGATTTACAGTGGTAGCGAACAAAATACCTTCAACAGTTCGAAGTATCTTTATCTATTAGATTCTACCATTCTTCGTATTGACACCATAGCAAAAGGTCTATGTGTACCTTGGGAGATCGCCCTGGATACTGATGGTCACCTTTGGTTTACCGAACAATTCGGTCGCATAAGCAGATTAGATCTAAAAAGCGGTGAGCAAAAAGTGATGCTCGAACTGACCGACGTCTTCCAGGAAAGGACGTCAGGCCTGTTGGGAATGACTTTGCACCCAGATTTTGCTAAGAAACCATATGTTTTTATCACTTATACCGCCCGAAAAACAAGTAAAAGGAACGTTTCTAGGGTAGTACGCTATACCTATGAAGAAGATTCCTTGTTATATCCCTTGGTTTTCTTAGAATACCCAGCATGGAAAGCACATTTTGGAGCGAGGGTTATCATATCCCCGGAGGACGAAGTGATCGTGGCAACAGGCGACGGTGCGCAAAATGGGAATGCACAAAGCGTACTGTCCGTCAACGGAAAAATACTGCGCTATCATATTGACGGTTCCATTCCCGTAGACAATCCCCTTCCAAATAACCCCGTCTGGGCATGGGGCTTACGCAACCCACAGGGTTTGACCTACACTGAAAATAACAAGCTCTTCAGTTCTGATCACGGAGACGCCACTGACGATGAAGTGAACCGCATAGAAAAGGGGAAAAACTACGGGTGGCCAACAATAGAAGGCTATGTAGATAGCGAACAGGAAAAACATTTTGCAAGGGACACGCCTGTAGTTTCACCGCTGATTGCCTGGACACCAACTGTTGCTCCAGCAGGACTAGCTTATTATAATTATGCTACAATTCCTGAATGGAAAAACAGTCTTTTATTAGCGACCTTGAAAGGCAATAGTATCCGGGTCTTACAGCTCAATCCAAACCAAGATAAAATAACGGTTGACTATCCTATATTTCAGCAGGTATTTGGTAGGATCCGCGCGATCTGTACGTCCCCTGAAGGCGAAGTGTATTTCTCAACCAGCAATAAGGATTGGAATCCTAATGGAATTGCCGAAGAAGCGGACGACAAGATTATCCGGATTTCCAAGCTGAACAGAAAAACCAATAATAAAGACTCCATATTGCACGCGAAGGCAGTCGTACAAAACACTTCCCTCAGTAATGGAGAAACACTGTATACAAATTATTGCTTGTCCTGTCACAAACCGGATGGACGTGGAATTCCAGCTATATACCCTTCCCTTGTGGAGAACACTATTGTGGAAAACAATCAAACAAAATTCATTAAATTAGTTTTGGAAGGCAACAAAGAAATGCCTAACTTTTCGTTTTTAGAAGACGAAGAATTAGCTGCTATACTTACCTACGTTAGACGAAAATTCACCTCTCAGCAAACAGGTATTTCAAGTCAACAGGTAAAACAGCATAGAAAGGATTACAAATAA
- a CDS encoding GMC oxidoreductase, which produces MNIDNTKENTYDAIVIGSGISGGWVAKELCEKGIKTLLIERGRMVKHIEDYPTAMLNPWDFDHRNTKTKQMIGANPVISKHYAYNESTEHFYVKDQVHPYIQEKPFDWIRGYQVGGKSLLWARQTQRWSDYEFMAPQRDGFAVDWPIRYADIAPWYSHVEKFVGISGNKDGLDNLPDSEVLPAFEMNVVEQHLKKQISQSYPDRPIIMGRCAHVTQPKTIHSEQGRAKCMARSLCERGCPFGAYFSSNASTLPWAEKTGHLTILPDTVVSSIIYDEQLDKATGVKAIDTHTKKETIYRAGFIFVNGSTLNTNLILLNSKSPKFPDGLGNLNGLLGRYIAFHNYRGRITAKFEGFTDSYYYGRRPTQLFMPSFRNVYGQETDFLRGYMVAFSASRANWNRPVGGIGRELKNELTEAGDWMIAMMMQGETVPIYENHIRLSTTEKDQWGIPLLITSVEYTKNDDKVLQDFLKEGSAMLRKAGCKDIRTTDQQAIGYRNPGLEVHEMGGVRMGNHPETSLLNKWNQLHHCKNVFVTDGACMTSTGNQNPSLTYMALSARAANYAVEEWRKGNI; this is translated from the coding sequence ATGAACATCGATAATACAAAGGAAAACACCTACGATGCTATCGTCATTGGCTCAGGGATAAGTGGTGGTTGGGTAGCCAAAGAACTTTGTGAAAAAGGGATAAAAACCCTATTAATTGAGCGCGGACGGATGGTAAAACATATTGAGGATTATCCCACTGCTATGTTAAACCCTTGGGACTTTGATCACCGTAATACCAAAACAAAACAGATGATTGGAGCAAATCCTGTCATCAGTAAGCATTACGCCTATAACGAATCTACTGAACATTTTTATGTCAAAGACCAGGTCCATCCTTATATTCAGGAAAAACCATTTGATTGGATAAGAGGGTATCAGGTTGGTGGCAAATCGCTCTTATGGGCCAGACAAACACAACGTTGGAGCGACTATGAATTTATGGCACCACAGCGTGATGGTTTTGCAGTCGACTGGCCGATACGTTACGCGGATATCGCCCCTTGGTATAGCCATGTTGAAAAGTTCGTGGGTATTTCAGGTAATAAAGATGGCTTGGATAATTTGCCCGATAGTGAAGTGCTACCTGCCTTCGAAATGAATGTTGTGGAGCAGCATTTAAAAAAACAAATCAGTCAAAGCTACCCCGACCGGCCCATTATTATGGGTCGATGCGCACATGTGACGCAACCCAAAACTATTCACAGCGAACAAGGAAGAGCGAAATGTATGGCGAGATCTTTATGTGAACGAGGCTGCCCTTTTGGTGCATATTTTAGTTCAAATGCCTCTACTCTACCTTGGGCCGAAAAAACCGGACACCTTACCATATTGCCAGACACGGTTGTGTCTTCTATTATTTATGACGAACAACTTGATAAAGCAACGGGTGTAAAAGCTATAGATACGCATACAAAAAAGGAAACTATTTATCGTGCAGGATTTATATTTGTGAACGGTTCTACCTTAAATACAAATCTCATTTTATTGAATTCGAAATCACCCAAATTCCCTGATGGACTAGGTAATCTCAACGGACTTTTGGGAAGATATATTGCTTTTCACAACTATAGAGGTAGAATTACCGCTAAATTCGAAGGCTTTACTGACAGCTATTATTATGGAAGGAGACCTACACAACTGTTTATGCCTTCTTTTAGAAATGTTTATGGTCAGGAAACCGATTTTCTACGAGGTTATATGGTTGCTTTTAGCGCAAGTAGAGCAAATTGGAATAGACCTGTGGGTGGCATCGGCCGGGAGTTGAAAAACGAACTGACCGAGGCCGGAGATTGGATGATCGCTATGATGATGCAGGGAGAAACTGTTCCTATTTATGAAAACCATATACGCTTAAGCACGACAGAAAAAGACCAATGGGGTATTCCGCTTTTAATTACATCCGTTGAATACACGAAAAATGATGATAAAGTGCTACAAGATTTCTTAAAAGAAGGTAGTGCCATGCTACGAAAAGCCGGTTGCAAAGATATCCGCACAACAGACCAGCAGGCCATTGGTTATCGAAATCCGGGGCTCGAAGTACATGAAATGGGTGGTGTTAGAATGGGAAATCACCCCGAAACTTCTCTACTTAACAAATGGAACCAGTTACACCATTGCAAGAATGTATTTGTAACCGATGGCGCATGTATGACTTCTACAGGTAACCAAAACCCTTCCTTAACCTATATGGCGTTGAGCGCAAGAGCCGCAAATTACGCTGTAGAAGAATGGCGAAAAGGTAATATTTAA
- a CDS encoding glucosamine-6-phosphate deaminase — translation MIAHKVDQLEVQVNVNRSELGRAAAADVAEKILQLQQGDKLLNVIFAAAPSQNEFLAALIENKAINWNNIRAFHMDEYVGLPASAPQRFGNFLHRHIFSKVSFREVHYIDGSAERMEEACRAYAELLDQYPPDIVCMGIGENCHIAFNDPPEADFEDPKRVKIVSLDAACRRQQVNDGCFERLDQVPLRAITLTIPTLMGAAHIFCMVPGATKASAVKNTLSERVSTEFPSTILRTHRSARLYLDKESAEYCLANKMGV, via the coding sequence ATGATAGCGCACAAAGTTGATCAATTGGAAGTTCAAGTAAACGTTAATCGTAGCGAACTGGGTAGAGCTGCTGCTGCTGATGTGGCAGAAAAAATTTTACAGTTACAGCAAGGAGACAAGCTCTTGAACGTTATTTTTGCCGCAGCCCCTTCTCAGAACGAGTTCTTAGCTGCTCTGATAGAAAATAAAGCCATTAATTGGAATAATATTCGTGCTTTCCATATGGATGAGTATGTCGGTTTGCCAGCCTCCGCGCCACAGCGCTTTGGTAATTTTTTACATCGGCATATTTTTTCGAAAGTGTCTTTCCGCGAGGTACATTATATCGATGGAAGTGCGGAACGTATGGAAGAAGCATGTAGAGCATATGCCGAACTACTCGATCAGTATCCTCCGGATATCGTTTGCATGGGAATAGGTGAAAATTGCCACATAGCGTTTAATGACCCGCCCGAGGCAGATTTTGAGGATCCAAAGCGCGTGAAAATCGTTAGCTTAGACGCGGCATGCAGACGTCAGCAAGTTAATGATGGTTGTTTTGAACGCTTAGACCAAGTGCCTTTAAGAGCCATTACACTAACAATTCCGACACTTATGGGAGCTGCGCACATTTTTTGTATGGTTCCTGGAGCTACCAAAGCTTCGGCGGTTAAAAATACGTTATCTGAAAGGGTATCTACTGAATTTCCATCAACGATATTGAGAACACACCGAAGTGCACGCCTGTATTTAGATAAAGAAAGCGCTGAGTACTGTTTGGCAAACAAGATGGGTGTTTAA
- the nagA gene encoding N-acetylglucosamine-6-phosphate deacetylase has protein sequence MTEQTIKIYNGKLIGINRIIEHAVIVLRNGKIDMIAQGDITIPDAITINAQGKYITAGFIDIHVHGGGGADFMDGNVEAFLKVAETHAKYGTTAMVPTTLTSDKAHLLETLRIYDEAHLQNTNGASFLGLHIEGPYFSMNQRGAQDPRYIRDPDPKEYKEILHASDAIVRWSVAPEKKGAIAFGRYLRQHGVIPSIAHTDAIYEEVIEAFENGYNLATHLYSAMSGVTRKDAFRYAGVIESAFIIDEMDVEIIADGIHLPAPLLKLVYKIKGPDKIALITDAMRGAAMPAGPSMLGNIKNGLPVIIEDDVAKLPDRSSFAGSVATTNRLIRTMVQLADISLTEAIKMLTYTPARIMGVTDKKGSLAVGKDADIVILDQDFNVHQTIIKGKIVYDSAQS, from the coding sequence ATGACAGAACAGACGATAAAGATATATAACGGAAAATTAATAGGCATAAACCGAATAATAGAACATGCGGTTATTGTTTTGCGTAATGGAAAAATAGACATGATAGCACAGGGAGATATCACTATTCCCGACGCTATAACGATAAACGCTCAAGGGAAATATATAACGGCTGGGTTCATTGATATTCATGTGCATGGGGGCGGCGGTGCTGATTTTATGGATGGAAATGTGGAGGCATTTCTCAAGGTCGCAGAAACACACGCAAAATATGGTACAACGGCAATGGTTCCCACAACATTGACCAGTGATAAAGCGCATCTGTTGGAAACGCTTCGGATATATGATGAAGCTCATTTACAGAACACGAATGGTGCGTCTTTTTTAGGTCTGCATATTGAGGGACCCTATTTTTCCATGAATCAACGGGGTGCCCAAGATCCGAGGTATATCCGCGATCCGGACCCTAAAGAATACAAAGAAATATTACACGCTTCCGATGCTATTGTACGATGGAGTGTTGCTCCGGAAAAAAAGGGTGCTATTGCTTTCGGACGGTATCTTCGTCAACACGGCGTTATTCCTTCTATAGCACATACAGATGCTATATATGAAGAGGTTATTGAGGCTTTCGAAAATGGCTACAACTTAGCTACGCATTTGTATTCAGCAATGTCCGGTGTTACAAGGAAAGATGCATTTCGCTATGCGGGGGTTATAGAGAGCGCCTTTATCATTGATGAGATGGATGTGGAAATTATTGCGGACGGTATCCATCTTCCAGCTCCTTTATTAAAGCTTGTTTATAAAATAAAGGGACCTGATAAAATCGCTTTGATAACCGACGCTATGCGTGGAGCAGCGATGCCTGCGGGTCCCAGTATGCTGGGTAATATCAAAAATGGCTTACCTGTGATCATCGAAGATGACGTCGCTAAACTACCGGATAGAAGTTCTTTTGCTGGCAGCGTAGCAACGACCAATAGGTTGATTAGAACGATGGTGCAGCTTGCGGATATTTCATTGACAGAAGCCATTAAGATGTTAACCTATACACCCGCACGTATTATGGGCGTAACAGATAAGAAAGGTTCCCTTGCAGTAGGCAAGGATGCCGATATTGTGATTTTAGACCAGGATTTTAATGTACATCAGACCATTATAAAAGGAAAAATTGTATATGATAGCGCACAAAGTTGA
- a CDS encoding sugar MFS transporter, translating to MEKIAVNALSKKQTTISILIIGSMFFIFGFISWVNAILIPYFKIACELTHFQSYLVAFAFYIAYFVMSVPASYLLKRVGFKQGMMIGFFAMALGAFIFVPAAFTRTYEIFLVGLFTIGVGLAILQTAANPYITILGPKERAAQRISIMGICNKGAGILAPILFAAVILKPTDQALFDQLDQLSPLDRAYELDALIRRVITPYTVLGFSLVLIGLGIKISPLPEINTEEETAEIAAANSDKHSIIQFPYLILGAVAIFIHVGTQVIAIDTIINYAGSMNVPLLEAKVFPSYTLFVTICGYLLGIICIPKWISQVNAFRICTVLGALLTLLIVFAKGDISLLGHQTDISIWFVVLLGFGNSLIWAGIWPLALDGLGRFTKLGGSLLIMGLCGNAILPLIYGHYADIYDLRTAYWVLFPCYLYLIFYAIKGHKIRSWTK from the coding sequence ATGGAGAAAATAGCTGTTAATGCACTTTCAAAAAAACAGACGACCATTTCTATACTGATCATTGGTTCGATGTTTTTTATATTTGGATTTATTTCTTGGGTAAATGCTATATTAATCCCTTACTTTAAGATAGCTTGTGAATTAACTCATTTTCAGTCATATCTGGTAGCATTTGCTTTTTATATTGCTTATTTTGTAATGTCAGTCCCTGCTTCCTACTTGTTGAAACGTGTTGGGTTTAAGCAAGGTATGATGATCGGTTTCTTCGCAATGGCTTTAGGTGCTTTCATATTTGTTCCTGCTGCTTTTACTCGTACCTATGAGATTTTTTTGGTCGGTTTATTTACGATTGGTGTTGGTCTGGCCATCTTGCAAACAGCAGCGAACCCATATATTACTATATTGGGCCCAAAAGAACGTGCCGCGCAACGGATAAGCATCATGGGCATCTGTAATAAGGGCGCAGGGATTTTAGCTCCAATTTTATTTGCCGCTGTTATTCTCAAGCCGACTGATCAGGCACTCTTTGACCAGTTGGATCAATTATCACCTTTGGATAGAGCGTACGAGCTTGACGCATTAATCAGAAGGGTGATCACTCCTTATACCGTGTTGGGCTTCTCGCTTGTACTAATAGGTTTAGGTATTAAGATATCTCCTTTGCCCGAAATTAATACGGAGGAAGAAACCGCGGAGATTGCTGCCGCAAATAGTGATAAGCATAGTATTATACAGTTTCCATATTTGATTTTAGGGGCTGTGGCCATATTCATACACGTTGGTACCCAGGTGATTGCTATCGATACAATCATCAATTATGCGGGATCGATGAATGTACCCTTACTCGAAGCAAAAGTATTTCCCTCTTATACGCTGTTTGTAACTATATGCGGTTATTTGTTGGGAATCATTTGTATTCCAAAATGGATCAGCCAGGTTAACGCTTTTCGCATATGTACCGTTCTCGGTGCCTTACTTACCTTATTGATCGTATTCGCCAAAGGAGACATTTCTTTATTAGGTCATCAAACAGATATTTCCATTTGGTTTGTGGTACTACTGGGCTTTGGGAACTCACTTATTTGGGCCGGTATTTGGCCCTTGGCACTGGATGGTTTGGGGCGCTTTACCAAGCTCGGTGGATCTCTACTGATTATGGGGCTTTGCGGAAATGCGATATTACCTTTGATCTATGGTCATTATGCGGATATTTACGATTTGAGGACCGCCTACTGGGTTTTATTTCCCTGTTACCTATACCTTATCTTTTATGCGATAAAGGGGCACAAAATTAGAAGTTGGACCAAATAA